The proteins below are encoded in one region of Micromonospora sp. DSM 45708:
- a CDS encoding sigma-70 family RNA polymerase sigma factor, with protein MWASFGSVSEVASVPVETQLEAYRSELTGYCYRMLGSAFEAEDAVQDTFVRAWRNFDRFEGRSALRTWLYRIATNVCLNMTASAQRRIRPMDLGPAGSGTAAHPGEPRPEQIWVGPVPDDRVLAESGDPADVIAGRESVRLALVAALQHLPPKQRAVLILREVLAWSAQEVADLLDTSVASVNSALQRARATLASAGADTDVRRPLDEEQQALLARYVRAFESYDLTALTELLHEDATLSMPPVPLWLRGPDHITAWMTGTGHGCRGSRLVPVAANGMPAFGQYRPGPASGHVPWSLIVVGLSGGRITSLNHFLDTDRLFPLFGLPDRLDEGVGEPQQAGQVA; from the coding sequence ATGTGGGCTAGTTTCGGCAGCGTGAGCGAGGTGGCGAGCGTCCCCGTCGAGACGCAACTCGAGGCGTACCGGTCGGAGCTGACCGGCTACTGTTACCGGATGCTGGGCTCGGCCTTCGAGGCCGAGGACGCGGTGCAGGACACGTTCGTCCGGGCCTGGCGCAACTTCGACCGGTTCGAGGGGCGCTCCGCGCTGCGGACCTGGCTGTACCGGATCGCCACGAACGTCTGCCTGAACATGACCGCCAGCGCGCAGCGCCGGATCCGGCCGATGGATCTCGGTCCGGCCGGCAGCGGCACCGCCGCCCATCCCGGCGAACCGCGCCCGGAGCAGATCTGGGTGGGCCCGGTGCCGGACGACCGGGTCCTCGCCGAGTCCGGCGACCCGGCCGACGTGATCGCCGGGCGGGAGTCGGTCCGGCTGGCGCTTGTCGCGGCGTTGCAGCACCTCCCGCCGAAGCAGCGGGCCGTGCTGATCCTGCGTGAGGTGCTGGCCTGGTCGGCACAGGAGGTCGCGGACCTGCTCGACACGTCGGTGGCGAGCGTCAACAGCGCGCTGCAACGGGCGCGGGCCACGCTCGCGTCGGCCGGCGCCGACACCGACGTGCGCCGGCCGCTGGACGAGGAACAGCAGGCGTTGTTGGCCCGCTACGTGCGCGCGTTCGAGTCGTACGACCTCACGGCGCTCACCGAGCTGCTGCACGAGGACGCGACGCTGTCGATGCCGCCGGTGCCGTTGTGGCTGCGGGGGCCCGACCACATCACGGCGTGGATGACCGGCACGGGTCACGGCTGCCGGGGGTCCCGGCTGGTGCCGGTGGCGGCCAACGGCATGCCGGCGTTCGGGCAGTACCGGCCCGGGCCCGCCTCAGGGCACGTGCCCTGGTCGCTGATCGTGGTGGGGCTCTCCGGCGGTCGGATCACCTCGCTCAACCACTTCCTCGACACCGACCGCCTGTTCCCGCTCTTCGGCCTGCCGGACCGCCTCGACGAGGGTGTCGGCGAGCCCCAGCAGGCCGGCCAGGTCGCGTAG
- a CDS encoding aminoglycoside phosphotransferase family protein — protein MRPGEIVVTVQQVRALIDEQFPEWSDLPIVAQPLTGTDNALFRLGDSLTARLPRAGWAVDQVTTDATWLPRLAPHLPVPVPVPVAVGRPGGDYPWPWSVVPWLDGRNPEAGPDLVDLAVDLAGFVHAMIGIEPMGGPVKEGIQRGVPLVQRDELTRRSIATLGDRIDRRAVTAAWDEAMAVDEWPGPPVWLHGDLLGGNLLVDRGRLTGVIDFGGLGRGDPAVEVRPGWSLFDARARAAYREALGFDEATWVRGWAWMLSGSLYWLADLWDSISVDDREETFRHIDHIVRHRHD, from the coding sequence GTGCGCCCAGGAGAGATCGTCGTCACCGTCCAGCAGGTGCGCGCGCTGATCGACGAGCAATTCCCCGAGTGGTCGGATCTGCCGATCGTCGCGCAGCCGTTGACCGGCACCGACAACGCGCTGTTCCGGCTCGGTGATTCCCTGACGGCGCGCCTGCCGCGAGCAGGGTGGGCGGTCGACCAGGTGACGACGGACGCGACCTGGCTGCCGCGACTGGCGCCGCACCTACCGGTACCGGTACCGGTTCCGGTCGCGGTCGGCCGTCCGGGCGGGGACTATCCGTGGCCGTGGTCGGTCGTCCCCTGGCTGGACGGGCGCAATCCGGAAGCCGGGCCGGACCTCGTCGACCTCGCCGTCGACCTCGCCGGCTTCGTGCACGCGATGATCGGGATCGAGCCGATGGGCGGGCCGGTCAAGGAGGGGATCCAGCGCGGCGTACCTCTGGTGCAGCGGGACGAGCTGACCCGCCGGTCGATCGCGACGTTGGGCGACCGGATCGACCGGCGGGCGGTGACCGCCGCGTGGGACGAGGCGATGGCGGTGGACGAGTGGCCCGGACCGCCGGTATGGCTGCACGGTGACCTCCTGGGCGGCAACCTGCTGGTCGACCGGGGCAGGCTCACCGGAGTGATCGACTTCGGCGGTCTCGGCCGGGGCGATCCGGCGGTCGAGGTGCGGCCGGGCTGGAGCCTGTTCGACGCCCGCGCGCGGGCCGCGTACCGGGAGGCGCTCGGGTTCGACGAGGCGACCTGGGTACGCGGGTGGGCCTGGATGCTGTCGGGTTCGCTCTACTGGCTGGCGGACCTGTGGGACTCGATCAGCGTCGACGACCGCGAGGAAACGTTCCGCCACATCGACCACATCGTGCGTCACCGCCACGACTGA
- a CDS encoding winged helix-turn-helix domain-containing protein: MTVIPSLVIGIASTAAERRQLAQLLGGTETFLIVSSAHQARRFLDLVRRPAVPPPAVSPASDSDVPADPRTGTPAPRAESRTGTPALPVDPSAGSAGPPAGFPTGSPRDPSAGLPVVPPTGSPLDPSAGPPAGSPAASSAEVADRSPVDSSGPELAVDSDRRVLRWREREVGLTPLEHDLLVCLAGLPGQVWTYARLHRAVWGNDHLGRGSDMHSVVRRIRHKLARLNAPTTIHAVRGVGFRLTP; this comes from the coding sequence ATGACCGTGATCCCGTCCTTGGTCATCGGCATCGCGTCCACGGCGGCCGAACGCCGGCAACTCGCCCAACTGTTGGGCGGCACCGAGACGTTCCTGATCGTCTCCAGTGCCCATCAGGCGCGCCGGTTCCTCGACCTGGTCCGCCGCCCGGCGGTCCCGCCGCCGGCCGTCAGCCCCGCCTCCGACAGCGACGTGCCGGCCGACCCCCGCACCGGGACGCCGGCCCCGCGGGCTGAGTCCCGGACCGGGACGCCGGCCCTGCCGGTCGACCCGTCGGCCGGATCGGCCGGGCCGCCCGCTGGTTTCCCGACCGGGTCTCCGCGCGATCCGTCGGCCGGGCTGCCCGTCGTTCCCCCGACCGGGTCTCCGCTCGATCCGTCCGCCGGCCCGCCCGCCGGTTCCCCGGCCGCGTCGTCGGCCGAGGTGGCGGACCGGTCGCCGGTCGACTCGTCCGGGCCGGAGCTGGCCGTGGACTCCGACCGGCGGGTGCTGCGCTGGCGGGAGCGGGAGGTCGGGCTGACGCCGCTGGAGCACGACCTGTTGGTCTGCCTCGCCGGCCTCCCGGGCCAGGTGTGGACGTACGCCCGCCTGCACCGTGCCGTCTGGGGCAACGACCACCTCGGTCGGGGCTCCGACATGCACTCCGTGGTCCGCCGCATCCGCCACAAGCTGGCCCGCCTGAACGCCCCGACCACGATCCACGCCGTCCGAGGCGTCGGCTTCCGCCTGACCCCCTGA